Proteins encoded by one window of Mastacembelus armatus chromosome 23, fMasArm1.2, whole genome shotgun sequence:
- the cand1 gene encoding cullin-associated NEDD8-dissociated protein 1, protein MASASYHISNLLEKMTSSDKDFRFMATNDLMTELQKDSIKLDDDSERKVVRMILKLLEDKNGEVQNLAVKCLGPLVSKVKEYQVETIVDTLCTNMLSDKEQLRDISSIGLKTVIGELPPASSGSALAASVCKKITGRLTSAIAKQEDVSVQLEALDIMADMLCRQGGLLVNFHPSILSCLLPQLTSPRLAVRKRTIMALGHLVMSCGNLVFIDLIEHLLTELGRNDNMSTTRTYIQCTAAISRQAGHRIGEYLEKIIPLVVKFCNVDDDELREYCIQAFESFVRRCPKEVYPHVPTVISICLRYLTYDPNYNFDDEDEDDNAMDAEQNDEDYQGSDDEYSDDDDMSWKVRRAAAKCLDAVVSTRHEMLPEFYRSVSPALVCRFKEREENVKADVFHAYLSLLKQTRPAQSWLADPDAMEQGETPLTMLQSQVPMIVKALHKQLKEKSVKTRQCCFNMLTELVNVLPGALTQHIPVLIPGIIFSLNDKSSSSNLKIDALACLHVIMVTHPAHAFHAHVPALVPPVVACVGDPFYKITSEALLVTQQLVKVIRPLDNQSEGSDSFDPSPYISDLFTCTIRRLKAADIDQEVKERAISCMGQIICNLGDHLPAELPGTLLIFLERLKNEITRLTTVKALTLIAGSPLKIDLRPVLPDAVPILASFLRKNQRALKLCTLAALDILLRNYSSAVTPVMVDAVLAELPPLISESDMHVSQMALSFLSTLAVTHPSSLGQLSGGNILQQLIALVRSPLLQGGALAAMLDFYQALVTTDTPGLGYMDLLRMLTGPVYSQSAALPHKQAYCSIAKCVAALTRACPTEGPAVVGQFIQDVKNSRSTDSIRLLALLSLGEVGHHVDLSSQPELKTVILDAFSSSSEEVKSAASYALGSIAVGNLPEYLPFVLQEISSSKRQYLLLHSLKEIISSASVSGLKPYVESVWSLLLKHCECQEEGTRNVVAECLGKLTLIDPETLLPRLKGYLLSGSSYARSSVVTAVKFTISDQPQPIDPLLKNCIGDFLKTLEDPDLNVRRVALVTFNSAAHNKPSLIRELLDSVLPQLYNETKVRKELIREVEMGPFKHTVDDGLDLRKAAFECMYTLLDSCLDRLDIFTFLNHVEDGLKDHYDIKMLTFLMLARLSSLCPSAVLQRLDRLVEPLRATCTTKVKANSVKQEFEKQDELKRSAMRAVVALLTIPEAEKSPLMSEFQSQISSNQELAAIFDSIQRDSSSANMESMDTS, encoded by the exons ATGGCGAGCGCCTCGTACCACATCTCCAACCTGCTGGAGAAAATGACTTCCAGCGACAAGGATTTCAG GTTTATGGCCACTAACGACCTGATGACGGAGCTACAGAAAGATTCAATCAAACTGGACGACGACAGCGAAAGGAAG gtggTGAGGATGATTCTCAAACTGCTGGAAGACAAGAATGGAGAAGTTCAGAATCTGGCTGTCAAATG CCTGGGGCCCCTGGTCAGTAAGGTGAAGGAGTACCAGGTGGAGACGATCGTGGACACCCTGTGCACCAACATGCTGTCGGACAAAGAGCAGCTCAGAGACATTTCTTCCATCGGCCTCAAAACTGTGATTGGAGAGTTACCGCCCGCCTCCAGTG GCTCTGCTTTAGCTGCCAGTGTGTGTAAGAAGATAACGGGTCGCCTGACCAGTGCCATCGCCAAACAGGAAGATGTCTCTGTCCAGCTGGAGGCGCTGGACATCATGGCTGACATGCTGTGCAG aCAGGGAGGTCTGCTGGTGAACTTCCACCCCTCCATCCTTAGCTGTCTGCTCCCTCAGCTCACCTCCCCCAGGCTGGCTGTCAGAAAG AGGACCATCATGGCCCTGGGCCACCTGGTGATGTCCTGTGGGAACCTGGTCTTTATCGATCTGATCGAACACCTTCTGACCGAGCTGGGCAGGAACGACAACATGTCGACCACTAGAACCTACATCCAGTGCACAGCTGCCATCAGCAGACAGGCAGGACACAGGATCG GAGAGTATCTGGAGAAGATCATTCCTCTGGTAGTGAAGTTTTGTAACGTTGACGACGACGAGCTCAGAGAGTACTGCATCCAGGCCTTCGAGTCCTTCGTTAGGAG gTGTCCGAAAGAGGTTTACCCTCACGTTCCCACCGTCATATCCATCTGCCTGCGCTACCTGACCTACGACCCCAACTACAActttgatgatgaagatgaggacGACAATGCCATGGATGCTGAGCAGAATGATGAAGACTACCAAG GCAGTGATGACGAGTACAGCGATGATGACGACATGAGCTGGAAGGTTCGACGGGCGGCGGCAAAGTGTTTGGACGCCGTCGTTTCAACTCGCCATGAGATGCTGCCAGAGTTTTATCGCTCTGTCTCTCCTGCACTCGTCTGTCGCTTCAAG gagagagaggagaacgTGAAGGCGGATGTTTTTCACGCCTACCTGTCGCTGCTTAAACAAACCAGACCCGCCCAGAGCTGGTTGGCTGATCCGGACGCCATGGAGCAGGGAGAGACGCCACTCACAATGCTGCAAAGCCAG GTTCCCATGATAGTGAAAGCTCTTCACAAACAGCTGAAGGAGAAAAGTGTCAAAACTCGTCAGTGCTGTTTCAACATGTTGACTGAGCTGGTGAACGTCCTCCCAGGAGCCCTGACTCAGCACATCCCAGTACTAATACCTG GTATCATCTTTTCTCTGAATGATAAGTCGAGTAGCTCCAACCTGAAGATTGACGCCTTGGCCTGCCTGCACGTCATCATGGTCACTCACCCCGCTCACGCCTTCCACGCCCATGTCCCCGCCCTCGTCCCACCAGTGGTGGCGTGTGTGGGAGACCCATTTTACAAGATCACGTCTGAGGCTCTGCTGGTCACTCAGCAGCTCGTCAAG GTGATCCGTCCTCTAGACAACCAATCAGAGGGCTCAGATAGCTTTGACCCCTCCCCCTACATTAGCGACCTGTTCACCTGTACAATCAGACGCCTGAAAGCTGCCGACATTGATCAGGAAGTCAAAGAAAGAGCTATTTCCTGCATGGGACAGATCATCTGTAACCTAG GTGACCATCTGCCCGCTGAGCTTCCTGGAACTCTGTTGATCTTCTTAGAACGCCTGAAGAACGAGATCACAAGACTGACGACAGTGAAAG CTCTGACGCTCATCGCCGGTTCTCCATTAAAAATCGATCTGAGGCCGGTTCTCCCCGATGCGGTTCCCATCCTCGCCTCCTTCCTCCGCAAGAACCAGCGAGCACTGAAGCTGTGCACGCTGGCTGCTCTGGACATCCTGCTCCGGAActacag CTCCGCAGTGACTCCGGTCATGGTGGACGCCGTCCTGGCTGAGCTGCCCCCTCTTATCTCGGAGAGCGACATGCACGTGTCTCAGATGGCGCTTAGCTTCTTGTCTACGCTGGCGGTGACTCACCCGTCATCACTGGGTCAGCTGAGCGGAGGAAACATCCTCCAGCAGCTCATCGCGTTGGTTCGATCCCCGCTGCTGCAGGGTGGAGCGCTCGCCGCCATGTTGGACTTCTACCAG GCTCTGGTGACCACAGACACGCCTGGGCTGGGTTACATGGACCTGCTGAGGATGCTGACTGGTCCAGTTTACTCCCAGAGTGCCGCTCTGCCCCACAAACAGGCCTACTGCTCCATCGCTAAATGTGTGGCCGCTCTGACCAGAGCCTGCCCCACCGAGGGACCGGCTGTGGTCGGACAGTTCATCCAG gaTGTGAAGAACAGCCGCTCCACGGACTCCATCAGGCTGCTCGCTCTGCTCTCATTGGGTGAGGTGGGACACCATGTGGACCTCAGCAGCCAACCAGAGCTCAAAACAGTCATCCTGGAcgctttctcctcctccagtgaaGAG gtgaaGTCGGCAGCCTCCTACGCGTTGGGCAGCATTGCCGTGGGGAATCTTCCAGAGTATTTACCATTTGTCCTGCAGGAGATCTCGTCCTCCAAGAGACAGTACCTGCTGCTGCACTCGCTCAAAGAGATCATCA GCTCAGCATCGGTGTCTGGACTGAAGCCGTACGTGGAGTCGGTTTGGTCTCTGCTGCTCAAACACTGCGAGTGTCAGGAGGAGGGAACCAGGAACGTGGTGGCCGAGTGCCTGGGCAAACTGACGCTGATCGACCCCGAGACCCTGCTGCCCCGCCTCAAAGGATACCTGCTGTCAG gTTCGTCGTACGCCAGGAGCTCCGTGGTAACAGCAGTGAAGTTCACCATCTCTGACCAACCACAGCCAATTGACCCACTGCTGAAGAACTGCATAG GTGATTTCCTGAAGACGCTGGAGGATCCCGACCTCAACGTGCGTCGTGTTGCCTTGGTAACGTTCAACTCTGCTGCCCATAATAAGCCCAGTCTGATCCGAGAGCTGCTGGACTCAGTTTTACCACAACTTTACAACGAGACCAAAGTGAGGAAGGAGCTGATCCGAGAG GTGGAAATGGGCCCCTTCAAACACACGGTGGATGATGGTTTGGACTTGAGGAAGGCTGCGTTCGAGTGCATGTACACTCTGCTGGACAGCTGTTTGGACCGACTCGACATCTTCACCTTCCTCAACCACGTAGAGGACGGACTCAAGGACCACTATGACATCAAG ATGCTGACGTTCCTGATGCTGGCCCGACTGTCGTCTCTGTGTCCCAGTGCTGTTCTACAGAGACTGGACAGACTGGTGGAACCACTTAGGGCCACCTGCACCACCAAG gtgaaggCAAACTCTGTGAAGCAGGAGTTTGAGAAGCAGGATGAGCTGAAGAGGTCGGCGATGCGAGCTGTCGTTGCTCTGCTGACGATCCCTGAGGCTGAGAAATCACCGCTGATGTCAGAGTTCCAGTCCCAGATCTCGTCCAATCAGGAGCTGGCGGCCATCTTTGACTCCATCCAGAGGGACTCCAGCTCTGCCAACATGGAGTCCATGGACACCAGCTAA